The sequence below is a genomic window from Mercenaria mercenaria strain notata chromosome 14, MADL_Memer_1, whole genome shotgun sequence.
cttttcaccccaggggcatattgtgaacaatctttatagaggacctttagatgatgtcacatgccaaatattgaggctcaaTGCCttgtggtttcggacaagaagattttcaaagttttccttacataagtctatgtaaacaatatgacccccagggaggggccatatttgaccctaggttaataatttgaacaaacatggtagaggaccactagatgatgctacataccaaattttaaagccctatgacctgtggttttgaacaagattttttttaaaagtttttcctttcggttgccatggcaactagagttcttcatggaattcaattccttgaaaaaagttttaaagaagacgatccaaggaacaaccctatgaagtttcatcaaaattggcctgatggtttaggatgagatattgtttaaagggaagtgtggacggacggtgagcgatcacattAGCTCAcattgagcctttggctcaggttagctaaaaaaaACCAGTTgggaaggtcatggtaaagattcttcaagataagtactgaaatctgttaaaaaaataatacaaatctctttgctgtagcttcaaaaacaagaaagtaacagtttttaaaggttttccctatataaatctatgtaaacaatatgacccccagggcgggccatatttgaccctagggggataatttgaacaaacttagtaaaGGAcaattagatgatgccacataccaaatatcaaagccctagctactgtggttttggacaagaagatttttaaagtttttccttccggttgccatggcaaccagagttcagtatggaattttgcaaggaacatttctgtgaagtttcatcaaaattggactggtggtttaggctgggacgccggacaatcactgaccacaaaagctcacccttgagcacttcgtgctcagatgagctaaaaataacactTGTCTTGCAAACCTGAAAACACAAGAGTATTTCATTGACCTTTTTAGTACGATATCTTCCAATCAAAGGATGTCTTACAAATTTAGTTTACTAGTCTAAAGATAACTTGTCAGCCAAATAAAGATTTAATTGGTCCGACGGCCGAGAGCTTAATACGGCTGCGCCCAAACAATTAGAAGAAACCTGTAGAACAAAGTGTAGTATAAACTGACCTCAATACATCAAATACTGTGCATAATGCTACactcattcaataaaatgttcaaaCATAAAACACACCAATAAACATCACTCACAGTCTGTAACTAGATACTTTTAATTCTCATTTTCCATGCAAATCATGCATAACTACCACCACGGAAATTAATaggaatacagttattctgttaCGCGTCTTAATATCAATAGACCTTGCGTTCATAACAAAAAGGTGCTGGGTCtatataatagtagcttgatctgggattcTGGGATGTTGTATTCCGCTCTCGTCGGATCATACTCGGCGTTTGTACACTTTGAGTAATCCGATCTGACAAAATCAACTAGAGCCggatacagcatcccagatcaagctactgttataataaccgtattatatcacatattttatcacGGTATGCTAATTTACTGCAAAGAGCAAACGTATTACAGTAGCTTATGGTAACAAATGTAGCATCTCATCGTAAACACGCGTCAGCATAACTTACATAACCAAACCTGTTCAACAATTCGTgtgaataatttaaaattacggaGGCCATTCAGCGTTCTGTTCTTACAGAAAACAACTTTCTCAGTTTTGTCAAAACCATTATACAAAAACTTCAGATAAAATTTGTTATTGgtatcttcattttctttttcatataacTCCATGACAACGCGTGACGCATATGGCGGCCATCTTCCGTCATGCAGACCTAAAACGTAAAGTAAGGGTGGTATTGTAACATCGTGGCCAGAGTATAGAATAAATGTCGATTTGCCATTGTTTTCTATTAGTTCTTTAACTCAGTCAACCACTTCAAGCAAAACTGGGGTCATCTTTATACTGCTGTATTTCAGAAAGTTCAAGTCCGGGTCATcccattttgaaaattctttttaagtAACGGCGTCCCATATTGTACCTAGTAAACTATGATCAACACATTTTGATGAATTAAATGCTGAACAAGGAATTGTCAAGTTGTGGCAATAGGTCGGAACTAAAGCATCCGCAATACCCGCCAGCAGTATTAAATCGTTGTCGTCAATACCAAAAAGAGTGTAAAACTCACGAAGTGTCCTATAGTACGGACTGTTTTTACTTATTGCGCTTTGAAACCTCTTGGAGCGCGCAAATAAGTCTCGTGTATGTGGACAACTACAGGTCACCTTCATGGAATATTTCTTTGAACAAAAGTGTAAATCTTCCGAGTAGTCTATATCGAAGCTAGAAAGGTTTGTGACAGGTAGAAACCCGTATATAAATGCAACTGCACTTTGGTATGTTATTAATGTACCCGTACTTTTAGCGTATATCAGGCTTGATGAAGATTTTTCGAAAAGGTGGGAATGTTTGATATATGAGTCATATAAGTGTTGTCCAAGCTGTAAATGTTGTAAAGCTCCCCTTCTTGTCAAAACAGAATCCTTACACGTTTTCTGGTTTGGATATTGCGGCCATGTAAGAAATGGATTCTTCCTCCGCTTCTCTGATGGATATTTTTCCATACGTTGTGGGAATGATCTAAATTTTTCATTACTCCCTGTGTACCACGTGCTAAATTCACAATTATAAGTTTCCGGTTTGTACCCTGGGAAACGATGAATCGATGTCCTATGTAAATTTAAGGTCATTCTACTGAAAATATCAGCGAAAAGcggaagagagagagagagggaggggtgggggggggggagagagagagagagatatgtAATTTTGTAAAGCACAAACCTTCATCTCTTGCAGTTTGCTTATCTGGGGAATTACAATAGTCCGTTAAAGCGTCTATTCCCCTAAAGCTTGTCATTGCTTTATCTATAGAATGCCGGACAGACAATAATTCTTGCTTCGGAACAAAGACATTTCGAGTTATGTTGTCTCTTTTGTAAGGTGGATGGTTTGCGGAGGTTTTATTTTCTCGTGTCCAGTGAAAATCGTGTAGTAACTTGTCTGAAAAACAGAAAGGTGAATGCATAATTACTTAAATAAATCAGACGTATGTCTAGGGGTAGCATTATTTACggaatttaaacataaaatagtcAACGTTTTCAAATAAACTGATACAAAATCAAGCAGTTCACTAATTACTACATTTTCAAGCTTCATTCGATAGCAGTTACTATGCATTTAGGCCACTattgtaacgtttcagtgccacacaaatcccgtcggtgaaaagctagctcatcaccaaaggtgatttatcgctcttatatactgtcatctttatccaatgacaactgacaggtttgcaaatttgcatattaatggaattacttccctttatgcattcagtaatcgttacattactttcccctccgagaaatctcgtcccgagatttggcctaggaaattcatgggtaaggcaactccagtccggcagttgacttcatcccaccgctgccaccatttgtaacgtttcagtgccacacaaatcccgtcggtgaaaagctagctcatcaccaaaggtgatttgaTGTGCTTATATACTGTCATCTTTATCCAATGACAACTGACAGGTttgcaaatttgcatattaatggaattacttccctttatgcattcagtaatcgttacactaCCTATACATACTCACAGCAAATCAATCCCGTTAAACATAGCAACAATGCCCTTTTGACCAGCCTCCGCCGTGTTCGTATACCAATCTCCATTATAATGCTTCATTTTTCCGCCTGGAAGACACTGAAAGAAAAATATACGAAACATTCACGTATCTGGTGTTGATACAGAAAGAAACAAGATCAGGCAAGAAAATTGATGTTTATTCTTATACGGAGTAATTTTTCACATGCGCTTGAAGCTACTTATTCTTTGTTACGGTCTTCTTTTAATATACTCCCCTcgtataatattgttttaagataaaatttgtcactagtgaaataataaataaatattggtaAACATTGGAGCAGAGTAATCAGGGACGCCACAATCTCCTTTCCAATAGTAAGGAAGCGTACGTAAGATTTgccttccccccccccctcccccacctctCCTTATTTTCACAGgaataacagaaattataaaTAACGGCAATAAACATTTCGATGTACTGGGAAGTATTTTGTTACGTTTTCTGTTATGGTTGGCCAAAAAATAATTCCTGAAATAAATGCGTAGCTTTAGTTGCCTTCCCCACTCCCCTACTCCCCTGCTTCCTCATCCCCACGCCCCGCCaccaacacccccccccccaagcCCTGCTCACCCATCCGccaacacacacacgcgcactcGTTGGACCCCAAAACTTTGAAACCGCTCAGAATATTactatattattttgtatttccataccGGTAATTTAACATGATCTGCATGGAAAATTGAAATatagtatttagttacaaattgacagtgatacatataatatatatattagatgAAGATGGTGtctttaatgtcttaacattttttttattgaactaAAGTAGCAATATGTACAGTTATCAGTGTAGGcctatctagttaaagttcaatcactctttgtttctacagtgaaaggtagttatttatgtttttaaaactatgctgaaaacaGATTGACTGAGTAAGAttgcagatgaagttttgaaaacacatttattcaggaagggccttaATTGTCCACTTGAAAACTTGGttatggtgggtctttaaatcGGTTTTGTATAACCATAATGTACTGTGTTACCTTTGCCCATTGCAGAAAATTAGTATATCGTGTGTGATACAATAggtttattataatagtagcttgatctgggatgctgtattcagctcgaGCAAATTTTGTCAGATAGGATTACCCAAAGTGTACAAGCGCCGCTTGTGATCCGGCCTGGTAAAATTCACAGGAGCCTACTATTATATTGACCCTTTTATCTTATATCAGCAGTGTGTTCAatattcaaagattttattgCATGTATGTAGCATTGTGCACAGTATTTGTTGTATTTATCACGTAACATTGTAACTTTAGTAAACAAACGGAATCAGTGATCTCTATTTCAGTAAGGTTTGTATACTTTATAAATACATTATTCTaccaaaataataatgatttgcAATGGTGTACTCTActtgtattatcagaatgattttcacgtaGTTCCTATGGGAGTAAACAATAGGTCACTAAGTTGTGATTGGTTTTTAACCTTCGTCGAATCTCATTCCCGGTTGTCCAGTGTATTAAATAATCTTCAAGTTAATTAATACTCGATTAATTCCAACTATACATTTTCTGTATTTAAGTAAAACGGACTTTTCCGCCGATGAAAAACACTGTGTACACACCGTTTATCTATCGATCAATTAACAGTTGTTGTGTGTGGTTCGGAggtatcaaaatgtaaatataaactttaaaGGCCATATGGGAAGGTTTATGTAATGTAAGTATTTATACCAAGTAGTGTGTTCTCttgatatatgtttttatattgaaataacatCATTGAGTTTCAACTTAAACAGGATTTTGTTCTATACAATGTTATATGACATATAGTATGATAGAATATGTAGACATATGTACAATGTTACATGacatataatatattatacagTCTACTCGGGGTATTCCGAATCAGTCCTATATTTTGACTAGAGATGCTAGTTTTTGTCGAGAAAATATAGAGCTGCTCTCTTCGACAAGAGACTTTATTGTCCGATATGGTGTACACAGATAAATATAAATAGAATCTATATTGGACATAATGTATATCACAGTATCTGTAACAGACTTTATTGCCCGATCGTGTACACAGATAAATATAAATAGAATCTACATAGGACATAATGTAGGCCCTATAGTGTAGTACAGTATCTGTTACATATAGATCTACcgatgtgtaatagagtacctcctttttgaagagtattcaattcctaccataaacccacatttactgcaattctcaggggggggcgtaggttcaagccctactgggaccaattttttttccccttattttcgattttttctagtaagtttttacttctttcaagacttatgatagatttattgtacaaaaatgaaaaaaaaaacatttgctaagcgatttcttgctgttcaaagtgaatttactacttaaacagaaggggtagagttacacatctgtaaaaatattgagttacatgtggtaaaagttctctattttgcttccattctttagattacatattgtggaagaaatttaggtaggatttacatctgtcccaaggtaatttttgaatgaagtaagcaaaattcaaaacagaaacaaggattcgaccttattttttcaacgttgaaataagaattctgtatcattaaatccgtttacttgaggaacactatataaaaaagatatccacatttttattttgtgtttaataattgtttaactatagtttgatgattcttttattaaaattaatttggtaaaatgagttctctgcaaacattttatatagcgtccatcactttgaaatttttctctacttgagctagaggagataccacaagttatacaaatttagaaaaaaacggcatggtaaaagttgtttaaaatttgcaatgcagtgcaaaacacggtcatctttaagaatataccatgcaaatgccattttgtaaacattgctattacacctctactaccttaaatataaaaaaacttataatATTAAACTAAAGTCATCAAATATGGAGTATTTTTCTGTCTGTTCTATTCCAGGCCCGGTTCCAGGCTtgtgcccccctccccctcccctccccagTTGGCTAAGAAGTGACcaatactcatcaaagatgcaccctactattttggcaaaggaatctttttcttttttctcaaaatttagacaaagaAATGCACCAggggccaccatttcataccagtatttcagta
It includes:
- the LOC128548161 gene encoding LOW QUALITY PROTEIN: 2-phosphoxylose phosphatase 1-like (The sequence of the model RefSeq protein was modified relative to this genomic sequence to represent the inferred CDS: substituted 1 base at 1 genomic stop codon), which produces MEKYPSEKRRKNPFLTWPQYPNQKTCKDSVLTRRGALQHLQLGQHLYDSYIKHSHLFEKSSSSLIYAKSTGTLITYQSAVAFIYGFLPVTNLSSFDIDYSEDLHFCSKKYSMKVTCSCPHTRDLFARSKRFQSAISKNSPYYRTLREFYTLFGIDDNDLILLAGIADALVPTYCHNLTIPCSAFNSSKCVDHSLLGTIWDAMTPVLLEVVDXVKELIENNGKSTFILYSGHDVTIPPLLYVLGLHDGRWPPYASRVVMELYEKENEDTNNKFYLKFLYNGFDKTEKVVFCKNRTLNGLRNFKLFTRIVEQVWLCFF